A genome region from Tolypothrix sp. PCC 7712 includes the following:
- the secY gene encoding preprotein translocase subunit SecY, with the protein MISRDKAPTAQETFMQMAQAAGLRGRLLVTVGILILVRLGIFLPVPGIDRTRFHDAISGNNSIFGLLDIFSGRGLSTLGVFALGILPFINASIIIQLLTAAIPSLEKLQKDEGEAGRRKISQITRYVSLGWAIIQSTTFSALFLQQFALQPGPLFVAETAIALTAGSMFVMWASELITERGIGNGASLLIFVNIVASLPKSLGDTIDLVQVGGREIVGRVIVLLLVFLATIVGIVFVQEGIRRIPIISARRQVGRRVLAEQRSYLPLRLNSGGVMPIIFAAAILSLPLLIANFTKNPDLANIVNTYLSPGGSQAWAYALVYLISIVFFSYFYSSLIVNPVDVAQNLKKMGSSIPGIRPGKATSEYIERVINRLTFLGAIFLGFVAIIPTAVESALGVPTFKGLGATSLLILVGVAIDTAKQVQTYVISQRYEGMVKQ; encoded by the coding sequence ATGATCAGTCGAGACAAAGCCCCAACGGCTCAAGAAACTTTTATGCAGATGGCTCAAGCAGCTGGACTGAGAGGTAGGCTGCTTGTAACTGTCGGTATTTTAATTTTGGTTCGCCTGGGCATCTTTCTGCCTGTACCTGGTATTGATAGAACTAGGTTTCATGACGCTATATCGGGCAATAATTCCATCTTTGGCTTATTGGATATATTTTCCGGGCGAGGACTTTCGACTTTGGGAGTTTTTGCTTTAGGTATTTTGCCCTTTATTAATGCGTCCATTATTATCCAATTACTCACAGCTGCCATCCCATCTTTAGAAAAGTTACAGAAAGACGAGGGTGAAGCTGGTCGGCGGAAAATTTCGCAGATTACCCGCTATGTTTCTTTGGGTTGGGCAATTATTCAAAGTACAACTTTTTCCGCTCTGTTCCTGCAGCAGTTTGCTTTACAGCCAGGCCCATTATTTGTAGCCGAAACTGCGATCGCCCTTACAGCAGGTTCAATGTTCGTGATGTGGGCATCAGAACTGATTACCGAGCGTGGTATTGGTAATGGAGCATCATTGTTGATTTTTGTCAACATTGTGGCATCTCTACCGAAATCATTGGGCGATACTATCGACTTGGTACAAGTTGGCGGTCGAGAAATAGTTGGTCGGGTGATTGTACTATTATTAGTCTTCCTAGCCACAATTGTTGGTATTGTATTTGTGCAGGAAGGAATTCGCCGCATCCCCATTATTTCGGCACGTCGCCAAGTAGGACGGCGAGTTTTGGCAGAGCAGCGTAGTTATCTACCTCTAAGACTCAATTCTGGCGGTGTAATGCCAATTATCTTTGCCGCAGCGATTTTGAGTTTGCCACTACTAATTGCTAATTTCACCAAAAATCCGGACTTGGCAAATATCGTTAATACTTATCTCAGTCCTGGTGGCTCTCAAGCTTGGGCTTATGCCTTGGTCTACTTAATTTCTATTGTTTTCTTCAGCTATTTCTATTCTTCGTTGATTGTCAACCCCGTAGATGTAGCACAGAACTTGAAGAAGATGGGTTCGAGTATTCCGGGAATTCGTCCTGGTAAAGCAACTAGTGAGTACATTGAGCGGGTGATTAATCGGCTGACTTTTTTGGGTGCAATCTTTTTGGGCTTTGTTGCAATTATCCCCACAGCTGTAGAAAGTGCTTTAGGAGTACCAACTTTTAAAGGCTTAGGTGCTACATCTTTGCTGATTCTAGTTGGTGTTGCGATTGATACAGCAAAACAAGTCCAGACCTATGTCATATCTCAGCGCTATGAAGGAATGGTGAAACAATAG